The genomic interval atttctctcttttcttttgattattgGATTTTCTGCTGCAATTGCCCAACAAAGAAATTCAAGCATTCTTAGTCTGGGCTCTTCCCTCTCTCCGAACACCAATCCATATTGGTTATCACGTTCTGGTCAGTTTGCTTTTGGCTTCTACCAGAAAGATGATGGCTTTGCCATAGGCATCTGGTTGGAAAAAATTCAGCAAAAAACAGTCGTATGGACAGCTAACCGGGACAACCCGCCGCTTTCAAGAAATGTCACTTTGCGTCTGACAAATGATGGCAGATTTGTCTTTGAACTAGAACAAGGCCAACAGACAGTTCTAAATGATGCTCTGAAGCCCGCTAACTCAGCTTCCATGCTCGATACTGGAAACTTTGTCCTCTACAATTCAGACTCAACCATCGTATGGCAGACTTTTGATTCTCCAACAGACACTATTTTACCTGGTCAACCTCTCTTCAAGGGGAACGAGCTTGTCTCCAGCATCTCTGAGACAAATCATGCAAGTGGAAACTTTCGACTGACAATGCAGGAGGATGGGAACCTGGTGCAATACCCATCATTCATTCCACGTAAATCAGAGTATGCTTACTGGGCTTCAAATACACGCGGAGCTGGAGAGTCTCTATCTCTTGATGGTAATGGTCAGCTTTTCATACTTAATTCAACCGGCTTCAATATCAAGAATTTAAACGCCCAAAGAAACCAGTCTTACAATTTTCCTTTATATCGTTTAACATTGGATTTTGACGGAATATTGCGGTTATATTCTCATGGCTTGaatcaagatgatgatgattggtCAATTGAATGGTCAGCTTCGAGCAGTAGATGTGATCCTATCGGTCTCTGTGGCCTAAATGCTTATTGTACTGTACAGGAACAAAAAGCTGTATGTACATGCCCTCCAGGTTTTGATTTCTTAGACCGAGGACAACATAATTTGGGCTGCACGAGAAGTTCCCGCACAGATAGTTGCACGAGCAAGAATGGAGAAACAGTTTATATTCTTCAGGAATTGGAAAGTGTTGAATGGGAAGACAACCCCTATTCTACTTTGTCATTGACCAAAACTAATTGCAGAGAGAATTGCTTGAAAGACTGCGAATGTGTAGCCGCGCTATTCAAAGATGAGGAGTGCAGAAAACAGAAGTTTCCGCTAAGATTCGGGAGAGAACAACGAGGTAATTCTGGTACTACCATAATTAAGGTGATATTTGGGAGTTCCGAAGCAACCCAGGTAAGCAGGGGAAGAATGAAACAACTGGGGATGGGCGTCTTAATTGGCAGTTCTCTACTTTTAATTGTGATAGCTCTTTCTGCATTTCTGATCTTGCGATACCGTCGTTGGTCGTACAAAAATGTTATGTCCGAAGTTAATGAAGGATTTATTGAGGATGTCTCTCTACGAGCATTTACTTACAGTCAACTCGAAGTTGCAACGAATGGCTTTGTCGAACAACTGGGAAGGGGCTCTTTTGGGACAGTTTTCAAGGGCGTTTTGTCAAATGGGCAGAGGAAAATTGCTGTCAAAAGACTTGAAAAAGTTGTGGCTGAAGGAGACGTAGAATTCAGGAACGAGATGAGGTCCATTGGAAGAACCCACCATAGAAACCTAGTCCAACTACTAGGTTACTGCCATGATGATTCGAATAGGCTTTTGGTTTACGAGTATATGAGCAATGGAACACTTTCTAACTaccttttcaaatcccaaataaAGCCAAACTGGGAAGAAAGAATTAAAATCTCTTTGAATATTGCTAGAGGGATCCACTACTTACACGAAGAATGCGAAACTCACATCATCCATTGTGACCTCAATCCCAACAACATATTAATGGATGAGCATGGGTGTGCAAAAATTGCAGATTTTGGATTGGCAAAGCTATTGATGCCAGACCATTCCAGGACTATAACTGGGATAAGAGGAACAAGAGGGTATGTTGCCCCTGAGTGGCACAAGAACTTGCCCATCACAGTAAAAGCAGATGTGTATAGTTTTGGAGTTGTGTTCTTGGTCATTATATGCTGTCGCAAGAGCATTGACATCAATGCTCCTGAAGAAGAGGCAATTCTTGTCAATTGGATCTATGATTGTTTCAAGACCAATAAAATAAGCAAGCTGGTACCTGAAGAAGTTGATCAGCAAAGCTTGGAGAGGATGATCAAAATTGGATTGTGGTGCATAGAAGAAGACCCAGCAGCTCGCCCTCCAATTAAGAGGGTGGTTCAGATGTTGGAAGGTACTGTAGAGATACCTGAACCTTCATGCGCTTGATCTTCATTTGAGCATTAGTTCTTCATTACTCAAGAGAGTgaagtatttcttttttcccccaTAATTTTCCCCCCCATAAAACTCAGATTTGTAATTGGCATGGATTTAAAGAAGTTCAAGTTGTTGTTACAATCAAGCTAGTGCAGCCTTCCATGTTGATTATCGTTTTATTCCATTATGCTGCATGCCCTATCTCCTCGTTCACTTTCTAATATTATGTGCTCACTTTACTTTCTAATATGAAGTTAAGCCCTATCTTGAGggtagagaaatgatatttgtagttgtcGAGTGTACAAACGTCATACAATTCTTATGAAAAATGTGAGTAAATATATGActcacgtgaaaaaaaaaataaaaaataaaagtagatctcactttttttcaaaccaATTACGCGAcgtttatatacttaattacgACTGTTAGTAGAGTTACTATTGAGGGTATAGCGTTGCAGAACttattactatatactaatatagggaaattttaaaaaaataatgataatccCGGCCTCAATGATATTtggcccattttttttttattataattttgactaatttacAAAGTTTTGCTCACGTGATTGGAATGCATTACGCCATGAATACGGCCGTGCAAGTGCCCCTCGATCTGCTCCATGAATTCCAACCTCTGACGTTGGTGCCATTTCTACTGGATGTGATTTAACAAAGAGATACTGAATGTGTTGGACTTCTAAAAATGAAATAGTAAATTGGTAAGTAAATGATCGCAACCATTGAGTGCATATGCTGGTGTTGTAATTATAGGAGAATACTGAGGTGGCTCTACTAGAGTACataaatgttttaaataataaataattcttctcgttggttactattcactacctcatattctataaaaaaaaaaaaaaaagctgttaAGTGTGGGGCCAGGTGTGCAGAtaaatagtggctgatgtataataaattccttaaaaaaatatatggatagtTGATTGTAagaactaagaaaaaaaatttggataattttttGACCATTTCTatattgcattttttaaagtctttactaATTTGGGATTAAAAGAACGGTtacattgatatttttttgctAATTTTGGAGGTGATTGTTAGAAGAGTAATGATACTCGAATAACTCTTTTTATAATCTCTTATAcaaccatgttttaaaatgagggtATTAATTAGAGACattttagtgcaaaatacattgtcttgagaaataatatttgcagtcataggATATATATGTCTTGCAcattccctttgaaaaaaataaataaatatgagacccatatgataaaatcatttttaatggTGGACTGGCCCCACTCTTTTGCAAAGGAGTGCACCACCTTGTACGTACACCCTAtgactgtatttaac from Juglans regia cultivar Chandler unplaced genomic scaffold, Walnut 2.0 Scaffold_157, whole genome shotgun sequence carries:
- the LOC118345157 gene encoding G-type lectin S-receptor-like serine/threonine-protein kinase LECRK3 produces the protein NSSILSLGSSLSPNTNPYWLSRSGQFAFGFYQKDDGFAIGIWLEKIQQKTVVWTANRDNPPLSRNVTLRLTNDGRFVFELEQGQQTVLNDALKPANSASMLDTGNFVLYNSDSTIVWQTFDSPTDTILPGQPLFKGNELVSSISETNHASGNFRLTMQEDGNLVQYPSFIPRKSEYAYWASNTRGAGESLSLDGNGQLFILNSTGFNIKNLNAQRNQSYNFPLYRLTLDFDGILRLYSHGLNQDDDDWSIEWSASSSRCDPIGLCGLNAYCTVQEQKAVCTCPPGFDFLDRGQHNLGCTRSSRTDSCTSKNGETVYILQELESVEWEDNPYSTLSLTKTNCRENCLKDCECVAALFKDEECRKQKFPLRFGREQRGNSGTTIIKVIFGSSEATQVSRGRMKQLGMGVLIGSSLLLIVIALSAFLILRYRRWSYKNVMSEVNEGFIEDVSLRAFTYSQLEVATNGFVEQLGRGSFGTVFKGVLSNGQRKIAVKRLEKVVAEGDVEFRNEMRSIGRTHHRNLVQLLGYCHDDSNRLLVYEYMSNGTLSNYLFKSQIKPNWEERIKISLNIARGIHYLHEECETHIIHCDLNPNNILMDEHGCAKIADFGLAKLLMPDHSRTITGIRGTRGYVAPEWHKNLPITVKADVYSFGVVFLVIICCRKSIDINAPEEEAILVNWIYDCFKTNKISKLVPEEVDQQSLERMIKIGLWCIEEDPAARPPIKRVVQMLEGTVEIPEPSCA